A portion of the Halococcus hamelinensis 100A6 genome contains these proteins:
- a CDS encoding sodium:calcium antiporter: MVLGGLLPDSPLANVAVILVATGLIWFGSGWLEASAGRLGSYYGLPAVVQGSVVVAVGSSFPELSSVVLTALAGSFDMGVGAIVGSAVFNVLVIPALAGLTTDDDLEASRTIVYKEAQFYMVAVATVVVTFALAVIYSPAPGTELVGRITRPLAMIPLLLYGLYLFIQYQDVSDYDAGVSDVTNVARAWGKLVVGLVVILVAVEALVNGVESLSATFSIPEFLAGVTIIAAATSLPDTLVSVRSARNGEGVTSLGNVLGSNTFDLLVAIPVGVLIVGSAPVDFAVAVPMLGVLTLATVLLFTTMRTELSLTTVESYALLAAYVLFVGWVVAETIGLTHVIKTV, from the coding sequence ATGGTGCTCGGCGGGCTCCTCCCGGATTCGCCCCTGGCGAACGTCGCCGTCATCCTCGTCGCGACCGGTCTGATCTGGTTCGGCAGCGGCTGGCTGGAGGCGTCCGCCGGACGGCTCGGGAGCTACTACGGCCTGCCGGCGGTGGTACAGGGGTCGGTTGTGGTCGCGGTGGGGTCGAGCTTTCCCGAACTGTCGAGCGTGGTGCTCACCGCGCTCGCGGGCTCGTTCGATATGGGTGTGGGGGCCATCGTGGGCTCGGCGGTGTTCAACGTCCTCGTGATCCCCGCGCTCGCGGGCCTCACCACCGACGACGACCTCGAAGCCAGCCGGACGATCGTCTACAAGGAGGCCCAGTTCTACATGGTCGCCGTCGCGACCGTCGTGGTGACGTTCGCGCTCGCGGTGATCTACAGCCCGGCTCCGGGGACCGAACTCGTGGGGCGGATCACCCGCCCGCTCGCGATGATCCCCCTCCTGCTCTACGGGCTCTACCTCTTCATCCAGTACCAGGACGTCAGCGACTACGACGCCGGGGTTTCGGACGTGACGAACGTCGCTCGCGCGTGGGGAAAACTCGTCGTCGGGCTGGTCGTGATCCTCGTCGCGGTCGAGGCGCTGGTGAACGGGGTCGAGTCGCTGAGCGCGACCTTCTCGATCCCCGAATTCCTCGCGGGCGTGACGATCATCGCGGCGGCCACGAGTTTGCCCGACACCCTCGTGAGCGTGCGTTCGGCCCGCAACGGCGAGGGCGTCACCAGCCTCGGGAACGTCCTCGGCTCGAACACGTTCGACCTCCTCGTGGCGATCCCGGTCGGGGTGTTGATCGTCGGGAGCGCGCCCGTCGACTTCGCGGTGGCGGTGCCGATGCTGGGGGTGTTGACCCTCGCCACGGTGCTCCTGTTCACCACCATGCGAACCGAACTCTCGCTCACCACGGTGGAGTCCTACGCCCTGCTCGCCGCCTACGTGCTGTTCGTGGGGTGGGTCGTGGCCGAGACCATCGGCCTCACGCACGTGATCAAGACCGTCTGA
- a CDS encoding aspartate kinase has translation MRVVAKFGGTSLGSGSRVNRAADSVAAAVEAGHEIAVVVSAMGSTTDYLLREIQFEADEADRAEIVSMGERTSARMVKAALSARGVDATFLEPGSEHWPVVTDSRGEVDVEETTRRAQALADQLDGMVPIVTGFLAEDHAGAVTTLGRGGSDTTAVMLGNYMSADEVVIVTDVEGVMTGDPRVVEGARNVAKISVDELRNLSFRGAEVIAPSALNYKTTDLSVRVVHYQHGDLLQGGTHIEGTFETLIDLQEEPLACLTVAGRAIRNRPGILAALSGALSEADINIDAAASGLDSVTFYVYSRESTEAETVLHERVINEDALSSVTVDEEVAALRVTGGELPTQSGVVQGMIETLADERIAVHDVITSATSVAVFVDWDDREQALSVIQDTFH, from the coding sequence ATGCGGGTCGTAGCGAAGTTCGGCGGCACGAGCCTCGGCAGCGGTTCGCGGGTGAACCGGGCGGCGGACTCGGTCGCCGCGGCGGTCGAGGCGGGCCACGAGATCGCGGTGGTCGTCAGCGCGATGGGCTCGACCACCGACTACCTCCTCCGGGAGATCCAGTTCGAGGCCGACGAGGCCGACCGCGCCGAGATCGTGAGCATGGGCGAGCGGACCTCGGCGCGGATGGTGAAGGCCGCGCTCTCGGCCCGCGGGGTCGACGCGACCTTCCTCGAACCCGGTTCGGAGCACTGGCCGGTCGTCACCGACTCGCGGGGCGAGGTCGACGTCGAGGAGACCACCCGCCGCGCCCAGGCGCTCGCCGACCAGCTCGACGGCATGGTCCCGATCGTCACGGGCTTTCTCGCCGAGGACCACGCCGGAGCGGTCACCACGCTCGGTCGGGGGGGTTCGGACACGACCGCGGTCATGCTCGGCAACTACATGTCGGCCGACGAGGTCGTGATCGTCACCGACGTCGAGGGCGTGATGACCGGCGACCCCCGTGTGGTCGAGGGCGCGCGCAACGTCGCGAAGATAAGCGTCGACGAACTCCGGAACCTCTCCTTCCGCGGCGCGGAGGTGATCGCGCCGAGCGCGCTCAACTACAAGACGACCGACCTCTCCGTGCGGGTCGTCCACTACCAGCACGGCGACCTCCTCCAGGGCGGCACCCACATCGAGGGTACCTTCGAGACCTTGATCGACCTCCAGGAGGAGCCGCTAGCCTGTCTCACCGTCGCGGGCCGGGCGATCCGGAATCGACCGGGCATCCTCGCGGCGCTCTCGGGCGCACTCTCGGAGGCGGACATCAACATCGACGCGGCGGCGAGCGGGCTGGACTCGGTGACGTTCTACGTCTATTCGCGCGAGAGCACCGAAGCCGAGACCGTCCTCCACGAGCGGGTGATCAACGAGGACGCGCTGTCGAGCGTCACCGTCGACGAGGAGGTCGCGGCGCTCCGGGTCACCGGCGGCGAGCTCCCGACCCAGTCGGGGGTCGTCCAGGGCATGATCGAGACCCTCGCGGACGAACGCATCGCGGTCCACGACGTGATCACCAGCGCCACCTCGGTCGCGGTCTTCGTCGACTGGGACGACCGCGAACAGGCGCTCTCGGTCATCCAGGATACCTTCCACTGA
- a CDS encoding Nramp family divalent metal transporter, whose translation MTAHDDPSDDPEWSLLGPGLLVAATGVGAGDLAAGLVAGSRYGLNFVWAVLIGIVLKFALNEGVGRYHLATDRTIIEGIHSLGRWASGFFGGYSLLWGFVYGAAASSSCALAANALFPAVPFWVYVVVHPIAGAVLVLANRYEVFEDIITVFISLMVVTVVGAAVFVLPQLGDIIATGLPALPEGSTIYALGLIGGTGGTITMASYGYWLSEKEWTGSRYIPVMRRDAASAYIITGIFVIALIIMSAALLYGTGASVSGEDGLLTLAANLGNQLHPALRYAFLIGFWAASFTSVLGTWHGVSYLFADFVGRFTGDIDDHAEIESELRRTPAYKFYVLWLTFPPMLLYFLGQPVFIIIVYGALGAVFMPFLAISLLVLLNSDRVNPADRNGPVFNSLLVVSALLFIALLVNELGSLLL comes from the coding sequence ATGACCGCACACGACGACCCGAGCGACGACCCGGAGTGGTCACTGCTCGGTCCCGGGCTGCTCGTGGCCGCCACCGGCGTGGGTGCCGGAGACCTCGCCGCCGGACTCGTCGCCGGGAGCCGGTACGGACTGAACTTCGTCTGGGCCGTCCTCATCGGGATCGTCCTCAAGTTCGCACTCAACGAGGGGGTCGGGCGCTACCACCTCGCGACCGACCGGACGATCATCGAGGGGATCCACTCGTTGGGGCGGTGGGCGAGCGGCTTCTTCGGCGGCTACTCCCTCCTCTGGGGGTTCGTCTACGGGGCCGCCGCGAGCTCGTCCTGTGCGCTGGCCGCGAACGCCCTCTTCCCGGCCGTCCCCTTCTGGGTCTACGTCGTCGTCCATCCCATCGCGGGCGCGGTTCTCGTGCTCGCCAACCGCTACGAGGTCTTCGAGGACATCATCACCGTCTTCATCTCGCTGATGGTGGTCACCGTCGTCGGCGCTGCGGTCTTCGTCCTCCCGCAGCTCGGCGACATCATCGCGACCGGGCTCCCCGCCCTCCCCGAGGGTTCGACGATCTACGCCCTCGGGCTGATCGGCGGCACCGGCGGTACGATCACCATGGCCTCCTACGGCTACTGGCTCAGCGAGAAGGAGTGGACGGGCTCGCGCTACATCCCCGTCATGCGCCGCGACGCGGCTTCCGCCTACATCATCACCGGGATCTTCGTGATCGCGCTGATAATCATGAGCGCGGCGCTGCTCTACGGCACCGGGGCCTCGGTCTCCGGCGAGGACGGCCTCCTGACGCTCGCCGCCAACCTCGGCAACCAGCTCCACCCCGCCCTCCGGTACGCCTTCCTGATCGGCTTCTGGGCCGCCTCGTTCACCTCCGTGCTCGGGACCTGGCACGGCGTCTCGTACCTCTTCGCCGACTTCGTCGGTCGGTTCACCGGCGATATCGACGACCACGCGGAGATCGAATCGGAACTCCGGCGCACCCCCGCGTACAAGTTCTACGTGCTCTGGCTGACGTTCCCGCCGATGCTGCTCTACTTCCTCGGCCAGCCGGTCTTCATCATCATCGTCTACGGCGCGCTCGGGGCGGTCTTCATGCCGTTCCTCGCCATCTCGCTGCTGGTCCTCCTCAACTCGGACCGGGTCAACCCGGCCGACAGGAACGGCCCGGTGTTCAACTCGCTGCTGGTCGTCAGTGCCCTGCTGTTCATCGCGCTGCTGGTGAACGAACTGGGTAGCCTTCTCCTGTAG
- the alaS gene encoding alanine--tRNA ligase has product MSTLEAEYQLAYFEEEGFVRKECPGCGSFFWTRDESRETCGEPPCDEYAFIGERSLDEELSLEEMREAFLTFFEDHDHERVDPYPVAANRWRDDVLLTQASIYDFQPLVTAGKSPPPANPLAISQPCIRMQDIDNVGKTGRHTMAFEMMSHTAFNAREDLDNPGKYAYEGEVYWKDQTVRYCDSFFEAMGANIEEITYIEDPWVGGGNAGPAIEVIYRGVELATLVFMSMEQDPEGDYELKDGNRYSKMDTYVVDTGYGLERWTWVSQGTPTVYEAIYPEMIAFLKENAGIDHTADQEELVTRAATLAGHMDIDEAEDAEAARGEIADQLGVEVGELRELLEPLEAIYAIADHCRTLAYMLGDEIVPSNVSTGYLARMVLRRTKRLCDTVDIDAPLDELVDMQAERLGYENRDTIRDIVRTELEKYRETLERGGRRVRQLADEYADRDEPIPTDELLELYDSHGIQPDMVAEIAREKGADVAVPDDFYSRVAARHGEPEADETADETTDERIADLPETELGYYDDQERMEFEAMVLDVFEREDGYDVVLDRTLFYPEGGGQPADTGTLNTDDVTADVEDVRREGDVVVHHTDEDPGTGEFVRGTIDAGRRRQLMRNHTATHIVGHAAREVLGDHIRQAGAQKGLDRSRLDIHHYDRISREEVKAIERRANDLVTDNVQVTAEWPDRNDAEKRYGFDLYQGGIPPGEHIRLIHVSDDVQACGGTHVSRTGDIGAIKVRSTERVQDGVERLTFAAGEAAIAATQDTEDALYGAAEAFDVSPAEVPGTAERFFGEWKARGKRIETLEAELAEARAAGGVEGEEVDVGDATAVIQRLDAEVDELRATANALADGGQVAVVGSGADGAQFVVAVPDGVGIDAGEVVGELAARVGGGGGGPADFAQGGGPNTEDLDDALDDAPDVLRRVLNA; this is encoded by the coding sequence ATGAGCACGCTCGAAGCCGAGTACCAATTAGCGTACTTCGAGGAGGAGGGCTTCGTCCGGAAGGAGTGTCCGGGCTGTGGGTCGTTCTTCTGGACGCGCGACGAGTCACGCGAGACCTGTGGCGAACCGCCGTGCGACGAGTACGCCTTCATCGGCGAGCGGAGCCTCGACGAGGAGCTGAGCTTGGAGGAGATGCGCGAGGCGTTCCTCACCTTCTTCGAAGACCACGACCACGAACGGGTCGACCCCTATCCCGTGGCGGCGAACCGCTGGCGCGACGACGTCTTGCTCACCCAGGCGTCGATCTACGACTTCCAGCCGCTCGTCACCGCCGGCAAGAGCCCGCCGCCCGCGAACCCGCTCGCGATCAGCCAGCCCTGCATCCGGATGCAGGACATCGACAACGTGGGGAAGACGGGGCGACACACGATGGCCTTCGAGATGATGTCCCACACCGCGTTCAACGCGCGCGAGGACCTCGATAATCCCGGAAAGTACGCCTACGAGGGCGAGGTCTACTGGAAGGACCAGACGGTGCGATACTGCGATTCGTTCTTCGAGGCGATGGGCGCGAACATCGAGGAGATAACCTACATCGAGGACCCGTGGGTCGGCGGCGGCAACGCCGGCCCCGCCATCGAGGTCATCTACCGCGGGGTGGAGCTCGCCACGCTCGTCTTCATGTCGATGGAGCAGGACCCCGAGGGCGACTACGAGCTGAAGGACGGCAACCGCTACTCGAAGATGGACACCTACGTGGTGGATACGGGCTACGGGCTCGAACGCTGGACGTGGGTCTCCCAGGGGACGCCCACAGTTTATGAAGCGATCTACCCCGAGATGATCGCCTTCCTGAAGGAGAACGCGGGGATCGACCACACGGCTGACCAAGAAGAACTCGTCACGCGGGCGGCGACGCTCGCGGGCCACATGGACATCGACGAGGCCGAGGACGCGGAGGCGGCCCGCGGCGAGATCGCCGACCAGCTCGGCGTCGAGGTCGGCGAGTTGCGGGAACTCCTCGAACCCCTCGAAGCCATCTACGCCATCGCGGACCACTGCCGAACGCTGGCCTACATGCTCGGCGACGAGATCGTGCCCTCGAACGTTTCTACCGGGTATCTCGCCCGGATGGTGCTCCGGCGCACCAAACGCCTCTGTGACACCGTGGACATCGACGCGCCGCTCGACGAGCTGGTCGACATGCAGGCCGAGCGCCTCGGCTACGAGAACCGCGACACCATCAGGGACATCGTCCGGACGGAGCTCGAGAAGTACCGCGAAACCCTCGAACGCGGTGGCCGGCGGGTCCGCCAGCTCGCCGACGAGTACGCCGACCGCGACGAACCGATCCCCACCGACGAACTCCTCGAGCTCTACGATTCACACGGCATTCAGCCCGACATGGTGGCCGAGATCGCCCGCGAGAAGGGCGCTGACGTCGCGGTTCCCGACGACTTCTACAGCCGGGTCGCGGCGCGTCACGGCGAGCCCGAGGCCGACGAGACGGCCGACGAGACGACCGACGAACGGATCGCGGACCTCCCCGAGACCGAACTCGGCTACTACGACGACCAGGAGCGCATGGAGTTCGAGGCGATGGTGCTCGACGTCTTCGAGCGCGAGGACGGCTACGACGTGGTGCTCGACCGGACCCTCTTCTACCCGGAGGGCGGCGGCCAGCCCGCCGATACGGGCACGCTGAACACCGACGACGTCACCGCCGACGTCGAGGACGTCCGGCGGGAGGGCGACGTCGTGGTCCACCACACCGACGAGGACCCCGGCACCGGCGAGTTCGTTCGCGGGACCATCGACGCCGGCCGACGACGCCAGCTGATGCGCAACCACACCGCGACCCACATCGTCGGTCACGCCGCGCGAGAGGTGCTCGGCGACCACATCCGACAGGCCGGCGCGCAGAAGGGACTCGACCGGTCGCGGCTCGACATCCACCACTACGACCGGATATCGAGAGAGGAGGTGAAGGCGATCGAACGCCGCGCCAACGACCTCGTCACCGACAACGTGCAGGTCACGGCGGAGTGGCCCGACCGCAACGACGCCGAGAAACGGTACGGCTTCGACCTCTATCAGGGCGGGATCCCGCCGGGCGAGCACATCCGACTGATCCACGTCTCCGACGACGTCCAGGCCTGCGGCGGGACCCACGTTTCGCGTACCGGCGACATCGGCGCGATCAAGGTCCGCTCCACCGAACGCGTCCAGGACGGCGTCGAGCGCCTGACCTTCGCGGCGGGCGAGGCGGCCATCGCGGCGACTCAGGACACCGAGGACGCCCTCTACGGGGCGGCCGAGGCCTTCGACGTCTCGCCGGCGGAGGTTCCGGGGACCGCCGAGCGCTTCTTCGGCGAGTGGAAGGCGCGCGGCAAACGCATCGAGACCCTCGAAGCCGAACTCGCGGAGGCGCGCGCCGCGGGCGGCGTCGAGGGCGAGGAGGTCGACGTCGGCGACGCGACGGCGGTGATCCAGCGCCTCGACGCCGAGGTCGACGAGCTCCGCGCGACGGCGAACGCGTTGGCCGACGGCGGCCAGGTCGCGGTGGTCGGGAGCGGCGCGGACGGCGCACAGTTCGTGGTCGCGGTGCCCGACGGGGTCGGGATCGACGCGGGCGAAGTGGTCGGCGAGCTCGCCGCGAGGGTCGGCGGCGGCGGCGGCGGACCCGCGGACTTCGCCCAGGGCGGCGGTCCCAACACCGAGGACCTCGACGACGCGCTCGACGACGCACCCGACGTGCTCCGGCGCGTCCTGAACGCCTAA
- a CDS encoding aldo/keto reductase translates to MPIDLPRLGLGTYSSDDGDDWADTVSTALDTGYRAVDTAQVYGNEAAVGEGIRSSSVDRDDVFLATKTVHVDVPPEPEEVPEAIDGCLDRLGVDYVDLLYVHWPSGVYDHEDVLPAFDEAYEAGKARNLGLSNFTPELLDEAREVLDAPLAAHQVEMHPLCQQEELVAYAQEHDHWLVAYSPLARGEVFDRPEIEEVAEKHDATPAQTTIAWLLAKDNVAVIPKASSEDHLRDNLAARDIDLDEEDVDLIDSVEGEYRVVDPDHAPWN, encoded by the coding sequence ATGCCGATCGACCTTCCCCGGCTCGGACTCGGGACCTATTCGAGCGACGACGGCGACGACTGGGCCGACACCGTCTCCACGGCGCTCGATACGGGCTATCGCGCCGTCGACACCGCACAGGTCTACGGCAACGAGGCGGCCGTCGGCGAGGGCATCCGGTCCTCGTCGGTCGACCGCGACGACGTGTTCCTCGCGACCAAGACGGTCCACGTCGACGTGCCGCCCGAACCCGAAGAAGTCCCCGAGGCCATCGACGGCTGTCTCGACCGGCTCGGGGTCGACTACGTCGACCTGCTCTACGTCCACTGGCCGTCGGGGGTCTACGACCACGAGGACGTACTCCCCGCCTTCGACGAGGCCTACGAGGCCGGCAAGGCCCGCAACCTCGGGCTCTCGAACTTCACGCCGGAGCTGCTCGACGAGGCTCGCGAGGTCCTCGACGCGCCGCTCGCCGCTCACCAGGTCGAGATGCATCCCCTCTGCCAGCAGGAGGAGCTCGTGGCCTACGCCCAGGAACACGACCACTGGCTGGTGGCGTACTCGCCGCTCGCCCGCGGCGAGGTGTTCGACCGCCCCGAGATCGAGGAGGTCGCGGAGAAACACGACGCGACGCCCGCCCAGACAACCATCGCGTGGCTGCTCGCGAAGGACAACGTCGCCGTGATCCCGAAAGCCAGCAGCGAGGACCACCTCCGTGACAACCTCGCGGCGCGCGACATCGACCTCGACGAGGAGGACGTCGACCTGATCGACTCGGTCGAGGGCGAGTACCGGGTCGTCGACCCCGACCACGCGCCCTGGAACTGA
- a CDS encoding dodecin: MVYKKVTLIGTSPESFEDAVDDAAQEATDSLENVYWIEVEGLSVEVASADGHEYQAEVEVSFEVEG, encoded by the coding sequence ATGGTCTACAAGAAAGTCACGCTGATCGGAACGAGCCCCGAGAGCTTCGAGGATGCCGTCGACGACGCCGCCCAGGAGGCCACGGACAGCCTCGAGAACGTCTACTGGATCGAGGTCGAGGGGCTGAGCGTCGAGGTCGCCTCGGCGGACGGCCACGAGTACCAGGCCGAGGTCGAGGTCTCGTTCGAAGTCGAGGGGTAG
- a CDS encoding IMP cyclohydrolase — protein sequence MYIGRFVVVGPGIGAYRVSSRSFPNRKVIERERDLTVVPTSEAEETDNPYVSYNCVRPTESGVVVGNGSHTDPIAEKLALGYPARDALALSLLALDFEKDDYDTPRVAGVVGAEESYIGTVRRDALVVERVTEPTLVATYEKDSPESFDFAADTAEGAARTAYEVDFEHRVCAAGVAVSDEGVETAAENGE from the coding sequence ATGTACATCGGGCGCTTCGTCGTCGTCGGTCCTGGAATCGGGGCCTACCGGGTCTCCTCGCGGTCGTTCCCCAACCGAAAGGTCATCGAGCGCGAGAGGGACCTCACCGTCGTCCCCACCAGCGAGGCCGAAGAAACCGACAACCCCTACGTCTCCTACAACTGCGTGCGACCCACCGAGTCGGGGGTCGTCGTCGGCAACGGCTCGCACACGGACCCCATCGCCGAAAAGCTCGCGCTCGGCTACCCCGCGCGTGACGCGCTCGCGCTCTCGCTGCTCGCGCTCGACTTCGAGAAGGACGACTACGACACTCCCCGCGTGGCCGGCGTCGTCGGCGCTGAGGAGAGCTACATCGGGACCGTCCGCCGCGACGCGCTCGTCGTCGAACGCGTCACCGAGCCGACGCTCGTGGCGACCTACGAGAAGGACAGTCCGGAATCGTTCGATTTCGCTGCCGACACCGCCGAGGGGGCGGCACGGACGGCCTACGAGGTCGACTTCGAACACCGGGTCTGTGCGGCCGGGGTCGCAGTGAGCGACGAGGGCGTCGAGACCGCGGCCGAAAACGGCGAGTGA
- a CDS encoding metallophosphoesterase family protein, with the protein MEIGLISDIHGNRPALDAVWDDMPAVDGLVCAGDVVGYNPWPGACVEQVRERAIPTVMGNHDRATTTGTAFGFNSMAGAGVEYAREQLDEDQRKWLGDLPDERTEFDRVTVVHGHPDDPDRYTYPDLFEPGMLGEEDVLVLGHTHVQHHETYDKGIVVNPGSVGQPRDGDPRAAYAILDLDAMTVEERRVDYDIDAVERAVAEAGLPDAIGNRLRKGR; encoded by the coding sequence ATGGAGATCGGCCTCATCTCGGATATCCACGGGAATCGGCCCGCGCTCGACGCGGTCTGGGACGACATGCCGGCCGTCGATGGCCTGGTGTGTGCGGGCGACGTCGTGGGCTACAACCCCTGGCCCGGCGCGTGTGTCGAGCAGGTGCGCGAGCGCGCGATCCCGACCGTGATGGGCAACCACGACCGGGCGACCACGACCGGCACCGCCTTCGGCTTCAACAGCATGGCGGGTGCAGGGGTCGAGTACGCCCGCGAGCAGCTCGACGAGGATCAGAGAAAGTGGCTCGGGGACCTCCCGGACGAGCGCACCGAGTTCGACCGGGTGACGGTCGTCCACGGCCACCCCGACGACCCCGACCGCTACACCTACCCGGACCTGTTCGAGCCAGGGATGCTCGGTGAAGAAGACGTACTCGTGCTCGGGCACACCCACGTCCAGCACCACGAGACCTACGACAAGGGGATCGTCGTGAACCCCGGCAGCGTCGGCCAGCCCCGCGACGGCGACCCGCGGGCGGCGTACGCGATCCTGGACCTCGACGCGATGACGGTCGAGGAGCGGCGCGTCGACTACGACATCGACGCGGTCGAACGCGCGGTGGCCGAGGCGGGGCTGCCGGATGCCATCGGCAACCGACTCAGGAAGGGCCGATGA
- a CDS encoding DUF5518 domain-containing protein, which translates to MTDWRSVGIGFGFQVVFGVVAFALPGLGTIIAGFLAGLISAYLTNDGARDGAWHSLLSGALGGIIVAVLAGIAVSLLGFAFGSSGLGALFGGGVLAVGVLIAFLTAIPSAVGGAIGGSVS; encoded by the coding sequence ATGACTGATTGGCGCTCCGTCGGTATCGGGTTCGGTTTCCAGGTCGTGTTCGGGGTCGTCGCGTTCGCGCTCCCCGGGCTCGGGACCATCATCGCCGGGTTCCTCGCGGGTCTCATCTCGGCGTATCTCACCAACGACGGTGCCAGGGACGGCGCGTGGCACTCGCTGCTCTCCGGCGCTCTCGGCGGGATCATCGTCGCGGTCCTCGCGGGTATCGCGGTCTCACTGCTCGGCTTCGCCTTCGGCTCCTCGGGACTCGGGGCGCTGTTCGGCGGCGGTGTCCTGGCCGTCGGCGTCCTGATCGCGTTCCTCACCGCGATCCCGAGCGCGGTCGGTGGCGCGATCGGCGGCTCCGTCAGCTGA
- a CDS encoding FxLYD domain-containing protein → MDRRTFVATGAGGAVLLSTGGMLGADALLGDGPENGPAYGSIPVPEPSGSTTLDNGRRASLYADGRVALFGASLASQYTGVPAVVGRLRNVSGTTIEQVRLDIRFLDDAGESLAGGWVGSDTLGPGEVWRFVVNYPNNDPKNIATARVAGIEVV, encoded by the coding sequence ATGGACCGCCGTACGTTCGTCGCGACCGGTGCCGGCGGAGCGGTGCTCCTCAGTACCGGGGGGATGCTCGGTGCGGACGCACTCCTGGGCGACGGACCGGAGAACGGGCCCGCCTACGGGTCGATCCCCGTCCCCGAGCCGAGCGGGTCGACGACGCTCGACAACGGTCGGCGGGCGTCGCTCTACGCTGACGGTCGGGTCGCGCTGTTCGGCGCGTCGCTCGCGAGCCAGTACACGGGGGTGCCGGCGGTCGTCGGCCGGCTCCGAAACGTCTCGGGAACGACCATCGAACAGGTCCGCCTCGACATCCGATTCCTCGACGACGCCGGTGAGTCCCTCGCCGGTGGCTGGGTCGGCAGCGACACGCTCGGGCCCGGGGAGGTGTGGCGGTTCGTCGTCAACTACCCGAACAACGACCCGAAGAACATCGCCACCGCGCGGGTCGCCGGGATCGAGGTCGTCTGA
- a CDS encoding APC family permease: MADGGLTLTETVSMAIGGMVGGGIFAALGVVAVAADTLAWFAFVVAGLIAACAGYSFVRLNRLVGGNAGPMTYVERFTGSTTLAGMVGWTFVIGYVGTMSLYAFAFGGYFTELVGVASLSGVPLRPLVSVLVVAIFVGLNTAGAHASGRSEELLVGVKVLILLVFGVAGVYYGFTHGELVTGFEHFGVGPVVAGGLAFVAFEGWELLFFDQDSIRNPGRTVRNAVYIAIAAATGLYVLAAVVTTDLVPLPVIRRNADTALAVAARPFFGETGFVLVAVAALFSTASALNATLFSSARLSKRMVADDFLPNRLRGSTGDEPTRLLVVLGLLTAAFVLVGSLDAITSFASLAFITIFGGMSALAFTQRDSLVTALVPGFGAVGAVAAVVSLLSHLFSAEFDTFVVVVALAVGVVAVELLYFEREPIAHELHEIEDSL, from the coding sequence ATGGCCGACGGCGGATTGACCCTCACGGAGACGGTATCGATGGCGATCGGCGGGATGGTCGGCGGCGGGATCTTCGCGGCGCTCGGCGTCGTCGCGGTCGCCGCCGACACCCTCGCGTGGTTCGCGTTCGTGGTCGCGGGGCTGATCGCGGCGTGCGCGGGCTACTCGTTCGTCCGCCTCAACCGGCTCGTCGGTGGCAACGCCGGCCCGATGACCTACGTCGAGCGGTTCACCGGCAGCACCACGCTCGCGGGGATGGTCGGCTGGACGTTCGTCATCGGCTACGTCGGCACGATGTCGCTCTACGCCTTCGCCTTCGGCGGCTACTTCACCGAACTCGTCGGCGTCGCGAGCCTTTCCGGGGTGCCGCTTCGCCCCCTCGTCTCGGTTCTCGTGGTCGCGATCTTCGTCGGTCTCAACACTGCCGGTGCCCACGCCTCCGGCCGGTCGGAGGAGCTCCTCGTCGGCGTCAAGGTCCTGATCCTCCTCGTGTTCGGCGTCGCCGGGGTCTACTACGGCTTCACGCACGGGGAACTCGTCACTGGGTTCGAACACTTCGGGGTCGGGCCGGTCGTCGCCGGCGGCCTCGCGTTCGTCGCGTTCGAGGGCTGGGAGCTCCTCTTTTTCGACCAGGATTCCATCCGGAACCCCGGGCGAACCGTCAGAAACGCGGTCTACATCGCCATCGCCGCCGCCACGGGGCTCTACGTGCTGGCCGCCGTGGTCACCACCGACCTCGTTCCCCTCCCGGTGATCCGGCGAAACGCCGACACCGCGCTCGCGGTCGCCGCCCGGCCCTTCTTCGGCGAGACGGGCTTCGTGCTGGTCGCCGTCGCGGCGCTGTTCTCGACCGCGAGCGCGCTCAACGCCACCCTGTTCAGCTCCGCGCGGCTCTCGAAGCGGATGGTCGCCGATGACTTCCTCCCGAACCGGCTCCGCGGTTCGACCGGCGACGAACCGACACGCCTCCTCGTGGTGCTCGGACTCCTCACCGCCGCCTTCGTCCTCGTCGGCAGCCTCGACGCCATCACCTCGTTCGCCTCGCTCGCGTTCATCACGATCTTCGGCGGGATGAGCGCGCTGGCGTTCACCCAGCGCGACTCGCTCGTCACAGCTCTCGTCCCCGGGTTCGGGGCGGTCGGTGCGGTGGCGGCGGTGGTCTCGCTGCTCTCGCACCTCTTCAGCGCCGAGTTCGACACGTTCGTCGTGGTGGTCGCGCTCGCGGTCGGCGTCGTCGCGGTCGAACTCCTCTACTTCGAACGCGAACCGATCGCACACGAACTCCACGAAATCGAGGACTCGCTCTGA